In Juglans microcarpa x Juglans regia isolate MS1-56 chromosome 8D, Jm3101_v1.0, whole genome shotgun sequence, the following are encoded in one genomic region:
- the LOC121241946 gene encoding patatin-like protein 2 translates to MDSKNEPLKSPAHGEVTTILSIDGGGIRGLIPGTILCFLESELQKLDGEDARIADYFDVIAGTSTGGLVTAMLTAPNEKNRPLFAAKDIKEFYLNHCPKIFPQSRRWPIFAAARKLIRALSGPKYDGKYLHNLVREKLGSTRISQTLTNVVIPTFDLKRLQPTIFSSYEVKKNPSLNALLSDVCIATSAAPTYLPAYYFENKDQEGKVREFHLTDGGVAANNPALLAIGEVTKAIQRESPDFFPGKPTDYGRFLVISLGTGTHKDEEKYKAHDVAKWGILGWLTNGGSTPLIDVFCQASADMVDVHLSEVFQDLHSKKSYLRIQDDTLTGVVSSVDVATTKNLNDLVKVGEELLKKPVARVNLETGICEPVNIGTNEQALISFAKLLSQERRLRHSRTSRIGV, encoded by the exons ATGGATTCAAAAAATGAACCCCTAAAATCACCAGCTCATGGAGAAGTAACCACCATTCTCAGCATTGATGGCGGAGGAATAAGAGGGCTTATCCCTGGAACTATCCTTTGTTTCTTAGAATCTGAGCTTCAg AAGCTGGATGGTGAAGATGCAAGAATAGCggattattttgatgtgattGCTGGAACAAGCACAGGCGGCCTTGTAACTGCCATGCTAACTGCTCCAAATGAAAAAAACCGACCTCTGTTTGCTGCCAAGGATATCAAGGAATTCTACCTAAACCACTGCCCTAAAATCTTCCCACAAAGCAGACG TTGGCCAATATTTGCTGCTGCTAGAAAGCTTATCAGAGCCCTTTCCGGACCAAAGTATGACGGGAAGTATCTACACAACCTTGTTAGAGAAAAACTCGGAAGTACGAGAATTAGCCAGACGTTGACAAATGTTGTCATCCCAACATTTGATCTCAAGAGACTACAGCCAACCATCTTTTCTAGCTATGAG GTAAAGAAAAACCCAAGCTTAAATGCACTACTCTCAGATGTATGCATTGCAACCTCAGCTGCACCAACTTATCTTCCAGCTtattactttgaaaacaaagaccAGGAAGGGAAAGTGAGAGAGTTTCACCTTACAGATGGCGGGGTTGCAGCTAATAATCCG GCCTTGCTTGCCATTGGTGAAGTGACAAAGGCGATCCAAAGAGAGAGTCCTGACTTCTTTCCTGGAAAACCAACGGACTATGGACGATTTCTGGTCATATCTTTAGGAACTGGCACACACAAAGACGAAGAGAAATACAAGGCGCATGATGTAGCTAAGTGGGGAATACTGGGTTGGTTAACCAACGGTGGTTCCACCCCCTTAATTGATGTATTTTGTCAAGCAAGTGCAGACATGGTCGACGTCCATCTCTCTGAGGTTTTCCAAGACCTTCATTCCAAGAAAAGTTATCTGCGGATtcag GACGATACATTAACTGGGGTAGTATCTTCAGTTGACGTAGCCACAACAAAGAATTTGAATGATCTCGTTAAAGTTGGGGAAGAGTTGCTTAAGAAACCAGTCGCTAGGGTGAATCTGGAGACAGGAATCTGCGAACCTGTAAACATTGGAACTAATGAACAAGCTCTCATAAG TTTTGCGAAACTTCTTTCCCAGGAGAGGCGCCTTCGCCATTCTAGGACTTCCCGCATTGGAGTATAA